A single Gambusia affinis linkage group LG20, SWU_Gaff_1.0, whole genome shotgun sequence DNA region contains:
- the LOC122823234 gene encoding zinc finger protein 32-like translates to MADAQCDNSGISKSAERTTVFGEENTRSSHEGDQQMLAVKEEVPDLWSSSLDQQNPTLFRVKNEDWKNEDWKNEDCKNLTDPDRELLIEKKEPDNTDFPFTVVAVKIEDEDGNLLSSERLHIKLEDNMKAESPTSCSPEQMGAESGREDHRGPEADRNTECLNPNTDKNASSSSATDVSDENDDDGCYDDSSGSGSEQEDSDEDWQETRIRQAGGKSEQNSDSQKVLNENKVFVCDDCGKPFYYLYHLKRHMAHHKGEKPFQCDECGKKFTLRGNLNQHMTIHNGEKPFACNVCDRRFRLSSLLQSHVVTHVGVKAFTCQHCGERFAREGALKRHVVRHTGVKPFGCTICDKRFYRKPDLKCHMLIHSREQRVSAAPRNFACDECGKKFIHKCHVTRHMITHTREKNFSCDVCGLMFKWQSALKRHEKKFHNQ, encoded by the exons ATGGCCGATGCACAATGTGATAACAGTGGAATCTCAAAGTCAGCGGAGAGAACGACTGTGTTTGGCGAAGAAAACACCAGATCTTCACATGAAG GTGATCAGCAGATGTTGGCGGTTAAGGAAGAGGTTCCTGATCTCTGGAGCTCTAGTTTGGACCAACAGAATCCAACGCTGTTCCGGGTGAAAAATGAAGACTGGAAGAATGAAGACTGGAAGAATGAAGACTGTAAAAACTTGACCGATCCGGATAGAGAGCTGCTTATTGAGAAGAAAGAGCCTGACAACACAGATTTTCCATTCACTGTTGTTGCGGTGAAGATTGAAGACGAAGATGGGAACCTTCTCTCATCAGAGCGTCTACACATCAAATTGGAAGACAACATGAAGGCAGAATCTCCAACCAGCTGCTCACCTGAACAGATGGGAGCTGAAAGTGGCAGAGAGGACCACAGAGGACCAGAAGCAGACAGAAATACTGAGTGTTTAAATCcaaacactgacaaaaatgCTTCCAGCTCTTCAGCGACTGACGTCAGTGAtgagaatgatgatgatggatgtTATGATGATTCGTCAGGTTCTGGATCCGAACAGGAAGACAGTGACGAAGACTGGCAGGAGACCAGGATACGTCAGGCAGGAGGAAAGTCAGAGCAAAATTCAGATTCACAAAAAGTCCTCAATGAGAATAAAGTATTTGTGTGTGACGATTGTGGTAAACCATTTTACTATCTGTATCACCTCAAGCGTCACATGGCCCACCACAAAGGAGAGAAGCCATTTCAATGTGACGAATGTGGTAAAAAGTTCACTTTGAGGGGAAATCTGAACCAACACATGACGATTCATAATGGAGAAAAACCTTTTGCCTGCAACGTCTGCGACAGACGCTTCAGACTGAGCAGCCTTCTTCAGTCACACGTAGTAACACATGTAGGGGTGAAAGCCTTTACCTGCCAGCACTGTGGAGAAAGATTTGCTCGGGAGGGAGCTTTGAAGAGACATGTTGTACGGCACACCGGCGTGAAGCCATTTGGTTGTACTATATGCGATAAACGGTTCTACAGAAAGCCCGATTTAAAGTGTCACATGCTGATTCACTCGAGAGAACAAAGAGTCAGCGCTGCACCGAGGAACTTTGCTTGTGAcgaatgtggaaaaaaatttatcCACAAGTGCCATGTAACAAGACACATGATCACCCACACTAGAGAAAAAAACTTCAGCtgtgatgtttgtggtttgATGTTTAAGTGGCAGAGCGCATTAAAGAGACACGAAAAGAAATTTCACAACCAATAG
- the LOC122823002 gene encoding zinc finger protein OZF-like isoform X2 has protein sequence MTEMMKVEADEPGGFSLESPIPAASTSELEEKTQDSKDLIQTVVIKEEFVHDWSSSSDQQDSETLDIKEEEEELWISQDHVVKVEDVEKSQLCELDGIKPLADRETAAPTCSSADLLETDPDGDDCGGADADWSPDPFCSFQQSDTTVHKRGKRSKLCSGLMAQIEVHAGEKPFGCVFCGKRFKHKTSVKLHTMTHTGIREHSCDLCGKGFKEKRFLQTHMRLHTGEKPFACNVCDRRFHAKKFLKTHLVVHSEEKPFSCDICGTRFKIKECLKKHTRIHTTDRPFVCGVCNKRFSLQETLKSHMRVHTGEKPFICSVCSKGFSRKESLKGHMRVHTGEKPFICSVCNKGFSRQVYLRKHVMVHTAPFSCSDCDKLFVDEIQLKRHVRLHTEERPFGCEVCKSRFNQKRHLENHMKGHSGEKPFVCSVCSKAFSQQVSLNRHMRVHTKEKPFVCSVCSKAFSQQGNLKRHMSVHEGCDLVQT, from the exons ATGACTGAGATGATGAAGGTTGAAGCAGATGAACCTGGAGGGTTCAGCTTGGAGTCTCCCATTCCTGCAGCGTCCACATCAGAACTGGAGGAGAAAACGCAAGACAGCAAGGATCTCA TCCAGACGGTGGTGATAAAAGAAGAGTTTGTCCATGACTGGAGCTCCAGTTCGGACCAACAGGATTCAGAGACACTTGAcataaaggaggaagaggaggaactgTGGATCAGCCAGGATCATGTTGTGAAGGTTGAAGATGTAGAAAAATCCCAGTTGTGTGAACTTGATGGAATCAAACCTCTTGCCGACAGAGAGACAGCAGCTCcaacctgcagctctgctgatCTGTTGGAAACAGATCCTGATGGAGATGACTGTGGAGGAGCAGACGCAGACTGGAGCCCAGatccattttgttcttttcaacaAAGTGACACGACTGTTCACAAAAGAGGTAAAAGATCTAAACTGTGTTCTGGCCTTATGGCTCAGATTGAAGTCCATGCAGGAGAGAAGCCTTTCGGCTGTGTTTTTTGCGGCAAAAGATTCAAGCATAAAACGTCggttaaattacacacaatgaCTCACACTGGAATAAGAGAACATAGCTGTGATCTTTGTGGAAAAGGATTCAAAGAAAAACGTTTTCTTCAGACGCATATGAGACTCCACACTGGAGAGAAGCCGTTTGCATGTAATGTTTGTGATAGAAGGTTTCATGCGAAGAAGTTTCTTAAAACTCACCTGGTGGTTCATTCAGAAGAAAAACCCTTTTCCTGTGATATTTGTGGTACAAGATTTAAGATAAAGGAATGTCTTAAAAAGCACACGAGAATCCACACAACAGATAGGCCATTTGTTTGTGGTGTTTGCAATAAACGGTTTTCATTGCAAGAGACACTAAAGAGTCACATGCGCGTTCATACAGGAGAGAAGCCGTTTATTTGTAGTGTTTGCAGCAAAGGCTTTTCGCGAAAAGAGAGTCTAAAAGGACACATGCGtgttcacacaggagagaaaccgtTTATTTGTAGTGTTTGTAATAAAGGATTTTCACGACAAGTCTACCTGAGAAAGCATGTGATGGTTCACACGGCGCCATTTAGCTGTAGTGATTGTGATAAACTTTTTGTGGATGAAATACAGTTAAAGCGACATGTGAGGCTCCACACAGAGGAAAGGCCATTTGGTTGTGAAGTCTGTAAAAGCAGGTTTAATCAAAAGCGGCATCTTGAAAATCACATGAAAGGCCATTCAGGAGAAAAACCGTTTGTTTGTAGTGTTTGCAGTAAAGCGTTTTCACAACAGGTATCTCTGAATAGACACATGCGTGTTCACACAAAAGAGAAACCATTTGTGTGTAGCGTTTGCAGTAAAGCGTTTTCACAACAAGGAAATCTAAAGAGACATATGAGTGTTCACGAGGGCTGCGACTTGGTTCAGACATGA
- the nploc4 gene encoding nuclear protein localization protein 4 homolog: MGDNIIIRVQSPDGMKKIPSTKRETAATFLKKVAKEFGFNSNGFSVYVNRNKTGEVLSQNKSLNLLKIKHGDMLFLFPSASSSSSSSGEVMDTATPHTSSSLPSISSSSSSSSSSSLIPRSSSAPQVQEDQIDQYLAKQDGKIYRNRDPQLCRHGALGKCVHCVPLEPFDEDYLNHLDPPVKHMSFHAYLRKLTGGADKGKFAALENISCKIKSGCEGHPPWPEGICTKCQPSAITLNRQKYRHVDNIMFENHTIADRFLDFWRKTGSQRMGYLYGRYTEHTDIPLGIRAEVAAIYEPPQSATQNSLELLEDPKAAAVDEIAAKLGLCKVGWIFTDLLSEDTRIGTVRYTRNQDSFYLSAEECITSGYFQNQYSNPCRLSRDGYFGSKFVTVVATGGPDNQVHFEGYQVSNQCMALVRDECLLPCKDAPELGYAKESSPEQYVPDVFYKDKDKFGNDVTFLARPLPVEYLIIDITTTFPKDPQYTFTSTQRFPIENRDILGETQDFHSLATYLSQCSSASFLDIVSDFHLLLFLVTNEVMPLRDSIGLLLDAVKTSNEELAQTWKKSEQWATIEQLCSTVGGQPSSSLGYEAMGGPAAPASSSAMWSCLHCTFMNQPGTEHCEICSLPRS, translated from the exons ATGGGCGATAACATT ATAATCAGGGTGCAGTCCCCAGATGGGATGAAGAAAATCCCTTCCACCAAGAGGGAGACAGCGGCTACTTTTCTGAAAAAG GTGGCCAAAGAGTTTGGGTTCAATTCCAACGGGTTCTCTGTTTATGTAAACCGCAACAAGACCGGAGAGGTTCTGTCCCAGAACAAATCCCTCAACCTGCTGAAGATCAA GCATGGGGACATGTTGTTTCTGTTCCCCTCtgcatcctcctcctcctcttcttcaggGGAGGTAATGGACACGGCGACCCCACACACATCTTCATCCCTCCCATCCATCTCgtcctcttcttcatcctcgTCTTCGTCCTCGTTGATCCCTCGGTCCTCCTCGGCACCACAGGTACAGGAGGATCAGATCGATCAGTATCTGGCCAAACAAGACGGCAAGATCTACAGGAACAGAGACCCACAGCT ATGTCGTCATGGTGCCCTTGGAAAATGTGTGCACTGTGTACCGCTAGAG CCTTTTGACGAAGACTACCTGAACCACCTCGACCCACCGGTGAAGCACATGTCATTCCACGCGTACCTTCGCAAGCTCACCGGTGGCGCTGACAA AGGGAAGTTTGCAGCTTTGGAGAACATCAGCTGTAAGATAAAGTCGGGATGTGAGGGTCATCCTCCCTGGCCTGAGGGGATCTGCACCAAATGCCAGCCCAGTGCCATCACTCTGAACAGACAG AAATACAGACATGTAGACAACATCATGTTTGAGAACCACACCATCGCCGACCGATTCCTGGACTTCTGGAGGAAAACAGGCAGTCAGAGGATGGGCTACCTATACGGCCGGTACACCGAGCACACAGACATCCCGCTGGGCATCAGAGCTGAGGTGGCGGCCATCTATGAGCCCCCGCAG agtGCGACCCAGAACAGTTTAGAGCTGCTGGAGGATCCCAAAGCTGCAGCTGTAGATGAAATCGCTGCCAAGCTGGGGCTCTGCAAG GTGGGCTGGATCTTCACTGATCTGTTATCTGAGGACACAAGGATAGGAACTGTCCGCTACACAAGAAACCAG GACTCCTTTTACTTGAGCGCTGAGGAGTGCATCACGTCCGGATATTTCCAGAACCAATACTCAAACCCCTGCAGGCTGTCTCGAGACGGGTACTTTGGATCCAAGTTTGTGACCGTTGTTGCGACAg GTGGTCCAGATAATCAGGTCCACTTTGAAGGTTACCAGGTGTCCAATCAGTGCATGGCTCTGGTGAGAGACGAGTGTCTGCTTCCCTGCAAAGACGCTCCTGAGCTCGGCTACGCCAAGGAGTCCAGCCCTGAGCAGTACGTACCAGACGTCTTCTACAAG GACAAAGATAAATTTGGGAACGATGTCACGTTTCTAGCTCGACCTCTTCCTGTTGAGTACCTTATCATAGAT ATAACCACAACTTTCCCAAAGGACCCTCAGTACACCTTCACCTCCACGCAACGTTTCCCAATTGAAAACCGCGACATCCTTGGAGAGACACAA GATTTTCATAGTTTAGCCACGTACCTGTCCCAGTGCTCCTCCGCGTCATTCCTGGATATCGTGTCAGACTTCcatctgctcctcttcctcgtcaCCAACGAAGTCATGCCTCTGAGG gACAGTATCGGTCTTCTTCTGGACGCAGTGAAGACATCCAATGAGGAGCTGGCACAGACCTGGAAGAAGTCTGAGCAGTGGGCCACCATTGAGCAGCTTTGCA GCACGGTGGGCGGGCAGCCGTCCAGTTCTCTGGGTTACGAAGCCATGGGTGGCCCCGCGGCGCCGGCGTCCTCCTCAGCCATGTGGTCCTGCCTCCACTGCACCTTCATGAACCAGCCCGGCACAGAGCACTGTGAAATCTGCAGCCTGCCCCGCAGTTAA